Proteins encoded within one genomic window of Fibrobacterota bacterium:
- a CDS encoding MoxR family ATPase produces MPIALQDIPAILQRFQKEVSKVIVGQEEVLEKIMIALLCRGHVLLIGVPGMAKTTMVNSFAQALSLKSNRIQFTPDLMPSDILGTEILQENKSTGQRELVYIRGPIFTQILLADEINRTPPKTQAALLQSMQEKIVTLFGRTEKLDEPFMVLATQNPIEQEGTYPLPEAQLDRFLFALHLEYPTYEQELAIIKKHTGRLTEHIQPVLDRAEILELQDRVISMTVPDHIFEMAVKWSRATRPTPDNPYPEIAKYVKWGAGPRAVQFLVLGAKARALLHGRPTPVEEDLRAIFKSALNHRILLNFQAEAEGVTPSSLMDILLRKA; encoded by the coding sequence ATGCCCATCGCCCTCCAGGACATCCCCGCCATCCTGCAACGCTTCCAAAAAGAGGTTTCCAAGGTCATCGTCGGGCAGGAGGAAGTGCTAGAAAAAATCATGATCGCCCTCCTCTGCCGCGGTCATGTGCTCCTCATCGGCGTGCCCGGCATGGCCAAGACCACCATGGTCAACAGCTTCGCCCAGGCCTTGTCCCTCAAGTCCAACCGCATCCAGTTCACCCCCGACCTGATGCCTTCGGATATCCTCGGCACCGAAATCCTCCAAGAGAACAAGAGTACGGGACAACGGGAATTGGTCTATATCCGCGGGCCCATCTTCACGCAAATCCTCCTGGCCGACGAAATCAACCGCACGCCCCCGAAGACGCAGGCCGCCTTATTGCAATCCATGCAAGAGAAAATCGTCACCCTCTTCGGGCGCACCGAAAAGCTGGACGAACCCTTCATGGTCCTGGCGACCCAGAATCCCATCGAGCAAGAGGGCACCTATCCCCTGCCGGAAGCCCAGCTCGATCGCTTCCTGTTCGCCCTGCATTTGGAATACCCGACCTACGAGCAGGAACTCGCCATCATCAAGAAGCATACGGGCAGGCTCACCGAGCATATCCAACCGGTGTTGGATCGCGCCGAGATCCTGGAATTGCAGGACCGCGTCATCTCCATGACCGTGCCCGATCATATCTTCGAGATGGCGGTGAAATGGTCGCGGGCGACCCGGCCCACGCCGGATAACCCTTATCCCGAAATCGCCAAATACGTTAAATGGGGTGCCGGGCCCCGCGCCGTGCAGTTCCTGGTCTTGGGGGCGAAGGCGCGCGCCTTATTGCATGGCCGGCCGACGCCGGTGGAAGAGGATCTCCGTGCCATCTTCAAGTCGGCCTTGAATCACCGTATCTTGCTCAACTTCCAGGCCGAAGCCGAAGGCGTAACCCCTTCTTCCCTGATGGATATCCTGCTTCGGAAAGCATGA
- a CDS encoding RNA polymerase sigma factor RpoD/SigA, whose translation MKTSITPFYALDKHGNKDEYLSLYYREIGKTKPLTPEQESDLAKRIRKGERDAFNQLIRANLRFVVSVCRNYQNQGLPLADLINEGNLGLIRAAKRFDETRQYKFISYAVWWVRQSILQALSEQGRLIKLPTSRIGKISRIHKAALKLEQKLGRPATPKEISLSLEMEVQSVVTSVEMSHAPISLDAPMGRDEESGLLDLLPTDHENGPDRNFERNQLSEDVSEVVQSLRPKEAAVIKMYFGLHPEVPHSLEEIGNRLSITRERVRQIKEKALSKMKHPSHRNPLFSHVALA comes from the coding sequence ATGAAAACGTCCATAACGCCATTCTATGCCCTAGATAAGCACGGGAACAAAGACGAATACCTCTCCCTCTATTATCGGGAGATTGGGAAGACCAAGCCTCTGACTCCCGAACAAGAGTCCGATCTCGCCAAGCGGATCCGCAAAGGCGAACGCGATGCATTCAATCAACTCATCCGCGCCAACCTGCGTTTCGTGGTTTCGGTATGCCGCAATTACCAGAACCAGGGATTGCCCTTGGCCGATCTCATCAACGAAGGCAACCTCGGCCTCATCCGCGCGGCCAAGCGCTTCGATGAAACGCGGCAATATAAGTTCATCTCGTACGCGGTATGGTGGGTGCGCCAATCCATCCTGCAGGCGCTCTCGGAACAGGGTCGCTTGATTAAACTTCCCACCAGCCGCATCGGTAAGATCTCCCGCATCCACAAGGCCGCGCTCAAGCTGGAACAGAAGTTAGGGCGTCCCGCCACGCCGAAAGAAATCTCCCTGTCCCTGGAAATGGAAGTCCAGTCGGTGGTGACCAGCGTGGAAATGTCCCATGCCCCGATTTCCCTCGATGCCCCCATGGGCCGCGACGAGGAGAGCGGGCTCCTGGATTTGCTTCCGACCGATCATGAGAACGGTCCCGATCGGAACTTCGAAAGGAACCAATTGAGCGAAGACGTCTCCGAAGTCGTACAGAGCTTAAGGCCCAAGGAAGCGGCCGTCATCAAGATGTACTTCGGCCTCCATCCGGAAGTGCCTCATTCCTTGGAAGAAATCGGGAACCGGCTCAGCATCACCCGGGAACGCGTCCGTCAAATCAAGGAAAAGGCCCTTTCCAAGATGAAACATCCCTCCCACCGTAATCCGCTTTTCTCCCATGTAGCCCTGGCCTGA